The Acidobacteriota bacterium genome includes a window with the following:
- the leuS gene encoding leucine--tRNA ligase, which produces MKEKYFPQEIEQKWQKRWADEKTFEVKEDPGREEFYCLEMLAYTSGRAHIGHVSNFAIGDALAWYKRMRGFNVLHPFGWDAFGQPAETAAIKDGTDPEKFTRDAIAYMKWQFQRMGLSYDWSREIATCDPEYYKWNQWFFIRMWERGMLYRKLAPVNWCPKENISLSNEQASGGVCWRCDTPVIQKQLLQWFARITDYADQLLEGLNQLEGGWPERVLSMQRNWIGKSLGAEVRFEVDAADESITVFTTRIDTIFGANAIILAPAHPSLLKILEGKPQRGEVLAFAEKLKQEQRSGRIDELEKHGIFTGCYAINPFNQERVPIWIATFVLIEYGTGAIMSVPSGDQRDFEFSRKYNLPFRQIKLNAEGREIPAEEMESADEAWTNTVNTGEWSGLPSAEANRLMIEYAEAHVFGRASITYKLRDWGISRQRYWGTPVPMIHCERDGIVAAPDEQLPVVLPKGVNLKVEGGSPLDHVPDFVNVNCPKCGGPAKRDTDTMDTFVDSNWYYFRYCDPHNDQMSFDPAKVHYWMPVDQYIGGIEHAVMHLIYTRYWCKVMRDMGLVKFDEPIKRLLTQGMICKETLKCPEHEWLFPEQVTEERTCRICGKPIEAGRSEKMSKSKNNAVDPIEMINIHGADPLRMFVLFAGPPEKDKEWSDTGFEGASRYLQRVWRIAYKWQSRFAGASGGSTNQIELDELNGHQRALRRRTHQIIRSITENFEERLHLNTCISSLMELTNAIYAFDQAVEKNGAPGELDAQVAREAFEALMPMLAPFAPHISEELWESFGHSESLSRARWPEFSAELAREEEIEVAVQVNGKLRSRIVASPDASEDELRAAALADEKIKAATAGSEVAKVIVIRRKLVNVVVK; this is translated from the coding sequence ATGAAAGAAAAATACTTCCCCCAAGAGATCGAACAAAAGTGGCAGAAGCGCTGGGCCGATGAGAAGACCTTTGAGGTCAAAGAAGACCCCGGCCGTGAAGAGTTCTATTGCCTCGAAATGCTCGCCTACACCTCCGGGCGCGCGCACATCGGGCACGTCTCAAACTTTGCGATCGGGGACGCACTAGCCTGGTACAAGCGGATGCGCGGCTTCAACGTGCTTCACCCGTTCGGATGGGACGCGTTCGGCCAGCCTGCTGAAACCGCGGCAATCAAGGACGGCACCGATCCCGAGAAGTTCACTCGCGACGCGATCGCTTACATGAAGTGGCAGTTTCAGCGCATGGGCCTCAGCTATGACTGGTCGCGCGAGATTGCCACTTGCGATCCCGAGTACTACAAGTGGAACCAGTGGTTCTTCATTCGAATGTGGGAGCGCGGGATGCTCTATCGCAAGCTCGCGCCGGTCAACTGGTGCCCCAAGGAAAATATCTCGCTGTCGAATGAGCAAGCGTCGGGCGGAGTCTGCTGGCGATGCGACACGCCGGTCATTCAGAAGCAGTTGTTGCAGTGGTTCGCGCGAATCACCGACTACGCGGATCAACTGCTCGAAGGATTGAATCAACTGGAAGGCGGCTGGCCCGAGCGCGTGCTCTCCATGCAACGCAACTGGATCGGCAAAAGCCTGGGCGCAGAGGTTCGTTTCGAGGTTGATGCCGCAGACGAGTCGATAACAGTATTCACGACACGCATCGACACGATCTTCGGCGCCAACGCGATCATTCTGGCGCCCGCGCATCCGTCGCTGTTGAAGATCCTCGAAGGCAAGCCGCAGCGCGGCGAAGTGTTGGCCTTCGCCGAGAAACTCAAGCAAGAGCAACGCAGCGGCCGCATCGACGAGCTCGAGAAGCACGGCATCTTCACCGGATGCTACGCGATCAATCCGTTCAACCAGGAGCGCGTACCGATATGGATCGCGACCTTCGTGCTGATCGAGTACGGAACGGGCGCGATTATGTCCGTGCCGTCGGGCGATCAACGCGATTTCGAGTTCTCGCGCAAATACAACTTGCCGTTTCGCCAGATCAAGCTGAACGCCGAGGGCCGAGAGATTCCAGCGGAAGAAATGGAATCGGCCGACGAGGCGTGGACTAATACGGTGAACACCGGTGAGTGGAGCGGGTTGCCTTCAGCGGAAGCGAATCGCTTGATGATCGAGTACGCCGAAGCTCACGTGTTTGGACGCGCGTCGATCACCTACAAGCTGCGCGACTGGGGAATTTCCCGCCAGCGATACTGGGGCACGCCGGTGCCGATGATTCACTGTGAACGCGACGGCATCGTTGCGGCGCCGGACGAGCAGCTTCCAGTGGTCTTGCCCAAGGGAGTCAATCTGAAAGTGGAAGGCGGGTCGCCGCTTGATCACGTGCCCGACTTTGTAAACGTGAACTGCCCGAAGTGTGGCGGCCCGGCGAAGCGCGACACCGATACGATGGACACGTTCGTCGATTCGAATTGGTATTACTTTCGTTACTGCGATCCGCACAACGACCAGATGTCGTTCGATCCGGCGAAGGTCCACTACTGGATGCCGGTCGATCAGTATATCGGCGGGATCGAGCACGCGGTGATGCACCTGATCTACACGCGTTATTGGTGCAAGGTGATGCGCGATATGGGGCTGGTGAAGTTCGATGAGCCGATCAAGAGACTGCTCACTCAGGGGATGATCTGCAAGGAGACTCTCAAGTGCCCCGAGCATGAATGGCTCTTTCCCGAGCAGGTGACCGAGGAGAGAACTTGCCGGATTTGCGGAAAGCCGATCGAGGCCGGGCGCAGCGAGAAGATGTCAAAGTCGAAGAACAACGCGGTCGACCCGATCGAGATGATCAACATTCACGGCGCGGACCCGCTGCGCATGTTCGTGCTGTTTGCCGGCCCTCCCGAGAAAGACAAGGAATGGTCTGACACCGGATTCGAAGGCGCTTCCAGGTACTTGCAACGCGTCTGGCGAATCGCTTACAAGTGGCAGAGCCGCTTTGCGGGAGCCAGCGGCGGATCGACGAACCAAATCGAGCTTGACGAGCTTAACGGGCATCAGCGGGCTCTGCGTCGCCGCACGCATCAGATCATCCGCTCGATAACCGAGAACTTTGAAGAGCGGCTGCACTTGAACACGTGCATCTCGTCGTTGATGGAGCTGACCAACGCGATCTACGCTTTCGATCAAGCCGTCGAAAAGAACGGCGCGCCGGGCGAACTGGATGCACAAGTCGCGCGTGAAGCATTCGAGGCCTTGATGCCGATGCTGGCGCCTTTCGCTCCTCACATATCCGAAGAACTGTGGGAGAGCTTCGGCCATTCTGAGAGCCTGTCGCGCGCCAGATGGCCGGAGTTCAGCGCCGAGCTTGCGCGTGAAGAAGAGATCGAAGTCGCCGTGCAAGTAAACGGCAAGCTGCGCAGCCGCATCGTCGCAAGCCCGGACGCCAGCGAAGACGAGTTGCGCGCGGCGGCGCTCGCCGATGAAAAAATCAAAGCCGCCACTGCCGGCAGCGAAGTTGCGAAAGTGATTGTGATCCGGCGGAAACTCGTTAATGTCGTGGTCAAGTGA